The Populus trichocarpa isolate Nisqually-1 chromosome 11, P.trichocarpa_v4.1, whole genome shotgun sequence genome has a segment encoding these proteins:
- the LOC18103281 gene encoding uncharacterized protein LOC18103281 encodes MDDSPFNDIFNGGFDENYDNVMNRIVDHINYPSCEGSGASFSGAGDDGDGNDADDNNDDGDDDGDDDIIKPVDPQFTSTPREIAMNPRFMPYFKNCVGAIDGTHVRACMPSENQILFIGRKGVPTQNIMAAYSFDMQFMFVWAGWEDNAHDTYIFLEAIDNRKYYLVDAGYPNEYGYLGPYKGERYHFQEFRHRGQPSGRKEVFNRAHSSLRNVIERSFRVWKQRWKILQNMSAYPYKTQVEIVVASMALHNYIRRRSQDDAIFSEYDRNPNLIPDDFLPDIVHRSAIQGSQRPSRMDFVRDGIANSLMEQ; translated from the exons ATGGATGATTCACCGTTTAATGACATATTTAATGGGGGTTTTgatgaaaattatgataatgtAATGAACCGCATTGTAGACCACATTAATTATCCTAGTTGTGAAGGTAGTGGTGCCTCATTTTCTGGTGCTGGAGATGACGGTGATGGAAACGACGCTGACGACAataatgatgatggtgatgatgacgGTGATGATGACA TCATAAAACCAGTAGATCCACAATTTACGAGCACACCAAGAGAAATTGCTATGAATCCAAGATTTATGCCATATTTCAAg AATTGTGTCGGTGCAATTGATGGAACACATGTTCGTGCCTGCATGCCATCTgaaaatcaaattctatttattggaagaaaaggtgTACCAACACAAAATATCATGGCCGCTTATAGTTTCGACATGCAATTCATGTTCGTGTGGGCAGGATGGGAAGACAATGCACACGATACGTATATTTTTCTTGAGGCTATTGACAATA GAAAATACTATTTGGTTGATGCTGGATATCCAAACGAGTATGGGTATTTGGGTCCCTACAAAGGCGAGAGGTATCACTTTCAAGAATTTAGGCATCGTGGACAACCAAGTGGTCGGAAAGAAGTGTTTAATCGTGCACACTCATCACTACGTAATGTGATCGAACGTTCTTTTAGGGTATGGAAACAGAGGtggaaaattttgcaaaacatgtCTGCTTATCCATACAAAACACAAGTTGAAATTGTAGTTGCATCAATGGCActacataactatattagaagAAGATCGCAAGATGATGCGATTTTTTCTGAGtatgatcgcaatcccaatttaaTTCCAGATGACtttttacctgatattgttCATCGCTCAGCCATTCAAGGATCACAGAGGCCTTCACGTATGGATTTtgtacgtgatggaattgcaaATAGTTTGATGGAACAATAA